In Papaver somniferum cultivar HN1 chromosome 1, ASM357369v1, whole genome shotgun sequence, a genomic segment contains:
- the LOC113350567 gene encoding uncharacterized protein LOC113350567 — MIQNQLPFFVLQELYRLIISNPRKGGLEDNISLIDLTLKFFDPLLPKDENENVDLDPDPEEYRHLLHLFRKNFISPIKRKKPLKPRTGSTATKHMIHPQLRTQSTLLKQESHFIQCVTELKEAGISLLEKSEKSNIDIFDVEYEDGVLKIPTLFIDDNTVPLFLNFIAYEQCDKDATPYFTNHFVFFDRLVDSIKDVEVLHRAGIIRHVFGSEKRVAYMISRLCREIVYNVDNCHLSEQMKGINECYKAYYANKWYVWWTSLVRDYFSSPWTVLSLFAAFILLTFTAGQTFYAIYGYYKPRN, encoded by the coding sequence ATGATACAGAATCAGCTTCCATTCTTTGTACTTCAAGAATTATACCGTTTGATTATTTCAAATCCTAGGAAAGGTGGTCTTGAAGATAACATCTCGCTCATCGAtcttactttgaagtttttcgaTCCACTTCTTCCAAAAGACGAAAATGAAAATGTAGACCTAGACCCAGACCCGGAAGAGTATCGTCACCTCCTTCACTTATTCAGAAAGAACTTCATTTCTCCGATTAAGCGCAAAAAACCACTAAAGCCTCGAACAGGTAGTACCGCGACAAAACATATGATTCATCCTCAGTTaagaactcaaagcactctcctTAAGCAAGAAAGCCATTTCATACAGTGTGTTACAGAACTGAAAGAAGCAGGGATTTCGCTGCTGGAGAAATCAGAGAAGAGCAATATTGACATATTCGATGTTGAATATGAAGATGGAGTTTTGAAGATCCCTACGCTGTTTATCGATGATAACACTGTGCCTCTCTTTCTGAATTTCATAGCTTATGAGCAGTGTGACAAAGATGCAACTCCTTACTTTACCAACCACTTTGTGTTTTTTGATAGATTGGTGGATTCGATCAAAGATGTTGAAGTTCTACACCGAGCGGGAATCATACGTCACGTTTTCGGGAGTGAAAAACGGGTAGCGTATATGATTAGCAGGTTATGCAGAGAGATCGTTTATAATGTGGATAATTGTCATTTATCTGAACAAATGAAGGGGATAAATGAATGCTACAAGGCGTATTACGCTAACAAATGGTATGTTTGGTGGACAAGCTTGGTTCGTGATTACTTCAGTAGTCCCTGGACAGTTCTGTCTCTGTTTGCCGCTTTTATTTTATTAACCTTTACTGCTGGACAAACTTTTTATGCTATATACGGTTATTACAAACCAAGAAATTAA